The sequence GCAGTAACTGTGCATGTACGTGCAACTGACTGGTTCAGACAAACGTTTAAGGAGATACGTCTACTCCCAGAGAAGCCTTCATAGAGTTTGTTTGTAATTCACTTTTGTCCTGGATATTTTAGTATGCATGCaccagataaaagaaaaaattcaaagcattaCACGTATCCTGCTGTTTGTCATTTGAAACTTCATCCACGCATAAACTTCCTTACCTTTGTTTCTCGCTATTGTAATTAACTTGTTTCTAGTTGCATCATTTGGAGTGTCAAACGAACAGAacgttcctcttcctctcaCTCTGCTGATAAGATGGGGGTAGCGAGCCTGCAGAGAGTGGGAAGGATGTATGCAGGGCAGCTGCTGTCACTGAGGGCATCTGCTGGCAAGCTCTGCCAAGcattctgcagcacagaaaaccTGCTGCCTCCTGTTCTGGTGGACTGGAGCTTGCAAACAATCAGGGTATCTCACGTATCCACTCCCTGATCAGTGTCCCACAAACAGTGGAAGAGATGAAGTCCCACCTCCTTCAGAACTCCTTCCACACAATTTCATATGGTGTGGAATATCCCCtcattctgttccctcccagctcctccagctctttgctgagaatggcctcagctctgtacaacactgcttagcagcagctgTAAATATTGGTGTCTTTTTAACATTGtatttctcctagaaccaaaaacATAGCATCACAGCCTCACATATTCTGGAGGTCACCTTTCATTTTGGATTAAGCTATATAAAAACTACATTCTTAAGTCATTAAAGGAAAGTTTACTTGAGTTCAAAACAGGACATGTTCATTCATGCTTACACTGAAGCCCCTGAACCACTAAGTTACCATCAGAGTGTGCTGCCCAACTGGAGTTCCTCAGTCCACGTatttgaaactggatgaggtcAGACCCTAACTGatcactgaatttctccttcTTATCTGTAGTAACCCTTAAAAATGCTTACCTGTAAATCCAGTAGGCCAGTCAGTAGTGCTTTTCCTGCGTGGGCTGCGTTGTTTATAAGGTCTTCTCTTTTAATAACCCTAATGACTTCAGCAAGCAGAAGGTTCTTGGATGGATCTCCAAGCCAGGTGTTAAAAATCCGATAGGGCTTGGGAAAGAGTGGAAAGAGAGTTGTGCAACAAGTTAACAGGCAAGTCACTATAATAGAGCAAGCAAACCAGCACATTGATCACGTATGGTACATGAAAATGCATGCACTAATCTCATTAAGTCCCCTAAGCTGCCTGCTTGGCATAAAGAGCGAGCTACTATTTTATGCCATGAATTAAGCatgttctgttttgctgctcTGTCATGTCACAGAAACAAGGCTACAGATTATGCTGACATCAGTGCTGTCTGTATGGGTTTGGTGTTCAAGCTTTACCTTCTCccttttgtttagttttttttccatttcattttcatttaaagtgGTATTTCTATGAAGAATAAGTCTGGATAAGAGTTCACACTGCTTGCATACAAGCTCTGAAAATGCCAAGTCATGCAGAAAAAGGTGCAGGTTTGTGGTGCCTTTTGTACTGAAGAGCAGTTCATTAGTCTGAACCCAGTTCTCTACTCTCTCCCATCAGTGATTTGAGAGACTGGCAGCAATCGGACTAACAGAGTGAAAGTAAAGATGTCTCCTATAAGCACAAAGCAAGTGTCTCTGGGACAACAGCTCCATCTAGCTGAACCTGCAGCACCAATGAAAGCTTGCCTCTTCCACAGACATGTCAGGTGCTCATAAAGGACCTTGCCAATTAGCACAGAGTTTCGTTGGAAGTCTTACAGCATTTGGCCTGAACTCCTCTTTGTGGAAAAATCCTCCGGTCATCATCTTCTTACTAAATGTTACCACATCAGCTGGATCATCCAGGCCCCAGTGCTCGTGTGCCCAGAATTTTCCAGTGCAGCCACCTCCTGTCTGCACCTCATCCACCAAGAACGCACAGCCATGCTGCAGAGATTTAAGTGAAAAGCACAGAACAGGAGtcagcatttccaaaacaaaaatacctcCCTCAATTAATAGATACATACAAGCCAATTACATTAtgtttctccttcctctgccttcACTGCTTCAAATCTCTTGTCTTCAACCCAAAACCAGTGTTGCCATATTTCCTAACCAGACTTTCAACTCACTGTGCATTGGATTTCACAATTATTCACCTATTCTCTTCTCTGTGAGCACACAAAAGCTTCTCCCATAGATGTCTGGGGGGAACAAAAAGCATGAAGTAGGTCTTACTGAATTACTGCTTCTAAATACATAACTGCCGTGTTCCAGTTACCAAGGCATCTATCTTTGTCCTTGTTTTCTTGGAACATCTGTACTTATCCGTggatttgatttgtttttaacttcaACAAGAGTAGAAACACAAGTATGCCAGCCAAAAATTACCCAAACCACCTGTTCTAAAGTTGATTAAATCCCTCAACAATTGAGGAGTCCACCAACTGTGTGCCCAGTGTAAGAGACAAGGCTGTGCAGACCACAGCAGTTGTTTGTACGGATACATGTATGTAACTAGCCCAGCTGCTAATGAAGAGGCTTGTGACGTTCCAGGGAGAGGAAGACCCCTGGAGACGGGAACAAATGATGCACGTTTAGCTACTGCTGTGTGAGCAGTGAAACACTTGATTACCTTTCTGGCAATATCTCGTAGCTTCCGAAAGAAGTCATCTGAGGCATGGTTGTCTCCACCCTCTGACTGTATTGGTTCTATAATGATTCCAGCCAcaatcttcttctttttcctgtacTTGACAATCAGATCTTCCACCTGCAAATCAATTCATGTTACCTTTTCTTCTCATGACCTTCTCatatttcttcccagaaagatTAAAAGCTCAGCACCAGCACTTCAACATTTCATAGCCATTCCTGGCTATAAAGGTGGCAGGAACCACAAGAAATCTATAAGTATCTGGGATTTAACTGCCTTCTTGTTTGGAATTTTTGGTGAAGTTCAAACC comes from Meleagris gallopavo isolate NT-WF06-2002-E0010 breed Aviagen turkey brand Nicholas breeding stock chromosome 16, Turkey_5.1, whole genome shotgun sequence and encodes:
- the ABAT gene encoding 4-aminobutyrate aminotransferase, mitochondrial; translation: MTMACGSCSNENAFKLIFMWYRNKERGRNNVTKEELESCMINQPPGCPDYAMLSFMGGFHGRTFGCLATTHSKAIHKLDIPSLDWPIAPFPRLKYPLEDFVKENQQEEARCLEEVEDLIVKYRKKKKIVAGIIIEPIQSEGGDNHASDDFFRKLRDIARKHGCAFLVDEVQTGGGCTGKFWAHEHWGLDDPADVVTFSKKMMTGGFFHKEEFRPNAPYRIFNTWLGDPSKNLLLAEVIRVIKREDLINNAAHAGKALLTGLLDLQARYPHLISRVRGRGTFCSFDTPNDATRNKLITIARNKGVVLGGCGDRSIRFRPTLIFKDHHAHLFLNIFSDILANFK